The sequence GGGCCGGATCGAGACCCGTGCACCGATAGGGGCCGGATCGAAGCCGGCGCACCGATAGGCCGCCGGGCGGCCGGACAGCGGCCTTGATCGCCGGCGGGGTTCGCGCAATCTTGGCGGCGAACCTCCGCAATCAAGGCCCGTTCCGACCATGACCACCGCCCAACCGCCGATCCGCTCCTTCCTGTTCGTGCCGGCCGACAGCGAGCGCAAATACCAGAAGGCCGCCGGCACCAAGGCCGACGCCCTGATCCTCGACCTGGAGGATTCGGTGGCGCAGGAAAACCTGCCGAAGGCGCGGGAGATGGCGCGGGACTATCTCGCCTCCCACCGCGGCGATCGCGGCCGCCAGCAACTCTGGGTGCGCTGCAATCCGCTGGAAACGCCGCTGGCGCTGCCGGACCTGGCGGCGATCATGGCCGGTGCGCCGGACGGCATCATCCTGCCCAAGACCTATTCCGCGAAAGAGGCGGTCGAGTGCGACCACTATCTCTCCGCCCTGGAAGCGCGCGAGGGGCTGGCCATCGGCTCGACCCGCATCCTGGTGGTGGCGACCGAGACCGCACGCAGCGTCTTCACCATGGAGAGCTTCATCGGCGCCAGCCCGCGCATCTACGGCATGACCTGGGGGGCGGAGGACCTTTCCGCGGCGCTGCGCGCCACCACCAACCGGGCGCCGGACGGCCTCTATGAGGACGTCTATCGTCTGGTGCGCTCGCTCTGCCTCGCCGCCTGCCATGCGGGCGAGATGGAGCCGGTGGACGTGGTCTACCCGAATTTCCGCGACCTGGAGGGCATGAAGGCCGAGGCGATCCAGGCCCGCAAGACCGGCTTTACCGGCAAGGTTGCCATCCACCCGGACCAGGTCGACATCATCAACGAGGCGTTCACGCCGACCCCGGACGAGATCGCCTATGCCAAGCGCGTGATCGCCGCCTTCGGCGATCTCGGCTCGGGCACGGTCGGGCTCGACGGCAAGATGCTGGACATGCCGCACCTGAAACAGGCCCGCCACGTCCTGGCCATCGCCGACATGCTGGCCGCCCGCGGCTAGGCCGTCCCGGCCATGGCCCCGGCGGAACTGGAGGCGCTGCTGGCCGGCCTGCTGCTTGTGTGGCAGGTGCCGGCGGCGCTGTCGGTCCGCCGCGACGGCGAAGACCTGTGCGCGACGGTCGAGGGGCCGGCGGGCGCTGTCACGGTCGGGTACAGCGTCCCGTCCTTCGGTCCGCTCTGGCGGGTGCAGGAGGCCGGGCGTCGTCCGCGCACGTATCCGTCCACGATCGGCATGATCCGCCATCTGCGCGAAGCCCTGGCGCCGGAGCGCGGTGCGGCGCGGGTGGTGTTCGCTCCGGGGGCGGTCGGATGACGCGGGCATTTGCCCTGCAACCGGGCGCAGCGTCCCTCGATACGCCCGGCCGTTTGGCCGGGCCACTCGGGATGAAAGCCGGAACCGTGGCCGGTCCCGCGACCGGACCCGACATTCGCCCCCACCCCAGCTTCATCCCGAGTAGCGCCGCAGGCGCGTATCGAGGGACCGGCCCCAAACGCCCGCTCCCCTCGAAGCCACGGCGCGGGCAGCCATGACCCCGCTCCCGCTCACCGTGCTCACCGGCTTTCTCGGCAGCGGCAAGACGACGATCCTGCGCCACGCGCTCCGCGACCCGGCGCTGGCCGGCACGGCGGTGATCGTCAACGAGTTCGGCGCCGTCGGCCTCGACCACGACCTGCTGGAAAGTGCGGAAGAGGACCTGGTGGCACTGTCGACCGGCTGCCTCTGCTGCGCCGTGCGCGGCGACCTCGCCCGCACCATCGGCGACCTGCTGGCCCGCCGCGCCGCCGGTGCCATCGCGTTCGAGCGGCTGGTGATCGAAACGTCCGGCCTCGCCGATCCGGCGCCGATCGTGCAGGCGCTGGCGCTGGATCCGGCGTTGCGGGGGCGGGTGGCGCTCGCCCGGATCGTGACGGCCGTCGACGCCGTCACCGGGGCGCAAACCCTGGAAAATCATCCGGAGGCGCGCAAACAGGCCGCTTTCGCCGACACGCTGGTGCTGACCAAGACCGATCTCGCCCCGCCGCAGCCGGCGGAGCGGGCGGCGCGGCGCCACAATGCCGCCGCTCCCCTGGTCCGGGCCGAGCACGGTCGCCTCGACCCGGCACGCTTGCTGCCGCCGGCCGTCCCATCGGAGGCCCTGGCGGCGGCCATCGCCGCGACCGCGGACGCCGAGTCAGAGCACACAGAGGGCCTTGCCGCCGTCACCCTGGTGCGCGACGAACCGGTGCCCGCCATCGCCCTCACCCTGTTCCTGGAGGCGCTGGCCGAGGCCTGCGGCCCGGACCTGTTGCGGGTCAAGGGGCTGGTGCGCATTGCCGAAGCGCCGGAAACGCCGGCGGTGGTGCACGGCGTCCAGCATGTGTTCCACGCCCTGGAATGGCTGGACGCCTGGCCCGGCGGCGACCGGCGCACACGGCTGGTGTTCATCGGCCGCCGCCTGCTGCCTGGCTGGCCGCGCCTGCTGCTGGCCCAGATCGAGCGCGAGGTCGCGGCGGCGGCGTGAGGCTCATTCGGCCTCGTGCAGGGTTTCCGCGCCGCCGATCAGCGCATCGCGGACGAAGTCGAGCCGGTCCTGGCCCCAGAAGGGCTCGCCGTTGACGATGTAGAACGGGGCGCCGAACACGGCGGCCGCCTTCGCTTCCTCGGTCAGCGCGGCATAGCGGGCGGCGATGGCGTCGGACTGCGCCTCGGCCAGCAGCGCGTCGCCGTCGATGGCGATCGAGCGTGCGGCCTCCCGCACAAAGTCCGGGTCGGCCACGTTCCGGTCCTCGCACCAGACCCCGCGCATGAGCTGGTCCGCAAACGCCATGGCATCGAGGCCGGCCTCCGCCGCGGCCAGCACCGCACGGTTGCCCAGGTTCGGGTCGGCGGGGAAGTGCTTCGGGTGCAGGTTCAGCGGAATGCCGCGCTTGCGCCGCCAGCGCTGCAACTCGAACAGCCGGTAGCGCTGGCGCTGTTTCGGGCGCTGCGGCAGCGGCAGCCCGCCGGACACGGCGAACACGGCGCCGAAATCCACCGGCTTGATCGCGACCGAGACGCCGGCCTGGGTCACGATCTCGGAAAACTCCTCATGCCCCAGGAACGTCCAGGGCGAGGTGACGGTCATATAATATTCGACATGATGCTGCGGCACGGGGACGGGCTCCTTCCGTCGGGGGCGTTGGGCAAGACCGCGCCGGCCGGACTTAACCGGGATTGACCCGGCGGGCAGCGGATTAACGACTTTTTAATACCGCGACAGCGATCATTCCGGCCAGGGCAAACGGGATGCGAGGTGAAACTCCCATGAACGTCCTGGTGACCGGCGGCGCCGGCTTTATCGGCGGAACCTTGGTGCGGCGACTGCTCGGGCGGGGCTGCCGCGTCGTGAATGTCGATGCGCTCACCTATGCCGCGGCGCCCGAAGCGCTGGCCGCGTGCGGCGAGGCCGGCGGCTATGGCTTCGTTCGCGCCGACATCGCCGATGCCGACGCGATGGCCGGGATTTTCGCGCGGCACCGGCCGGATGCGGTGGTGCATCTGGCGGCGGAAAGCCATGTGGACCGCTCGATTGCCGGCCCTGCCGCCTGCATCCGGACGAATGTGACCGGCACGTCGGTGCTGCTGGAGGCCGCCCGGGCGCACTGGGCCGGCCTTTCGGGCGAGCGGCAGGAGCGGTTCCGCTTCCTGCACGTCTCCACCGACGAGGTGTTCGGCATGCTGGAACCGGACGAGCCGCCCTTCATCGAGGCCTCGCCCTACGCGCCGCGCTCGCCCTATGCCGCGTCCAAGGCCGCGGCCGACCATCTGGTTCGTGCCTGGGGCGAGACCTACGGCCTGCCGGTCCTGATCTCGAACGGCTGCAACACCTACGGCCCCTGGCAGCACCCGGAAAAGCTGATCCCGCGCATGCTGGCGCTGGCGCTGGCGGGCGAGGCGCTGCCGGTCTTTGGCGACGGCCGGCAGGTGCGGACCTGGCTGCATGTGGACGACCATGCCGACGCGCTCGCTCTGATCCTGGAGCGGGGCGAGCCCGGCCGGTCCTATCTGGTCGGCACCCGCGACGAGTGCCGCAATCTGGACCTGGTGCGCCGGCTCTGCACCCTGCTGGACGCCCGCCGGCCCGAGGCCGCCCCCCACGCCCGCCTGATCGCCCATGTGGCGGACCGGCCCGGCCATGACCGCCGCTATGCGGTCGACCCGACCCGGATCGAGCGGGAGCTGGGCTGGCGCCCGTGCCGGTCGTTCGATCAGGGGCTTGCCGCAACCGTGGACTGGACCCTGGCGCATCGCGACCGGTGTCTGGCACGGGCCGGTGCGGCCCCGTCTTTTCCTTCCCCCAACCGGAGAGCCGTTGCATGACCCGAGTTCTGATCTTCGGCGCCCAGGGTCAGCTGGCCCGGGCGCTGGCCCATAGCCCCTGGCCGCGCGGCTGGCGCACCCGCTATCTGGACCGCAGCCGCTGCGACCTGACCGACTTCGCCGCGGTGCGGGACGCGATCCTGGAGGGGGCGC comes from Alphaproteobacteria bacterium and encodes:
- a CDS encoding CoA ester lyase → MTTAQPPIRSFLFVPADSERKYQKAAGTKADALILDLEDSVAQENLPKAREMARDYLASHRGDRGRQQLWVRCNPLETPLALPDLAAIMAGAPDGIILPKTYSAKEAVECDHYLSALEAREGLAIGSTRILVVATETARSVFTMESFIGASPRIYGMTWGAEDLSAALRATTNRAPDGLYEDVYRLVRSLCLAACHAGEMEPVDVVYPNFRDLEGMKAEAIQARKTGFTGKVAIHPDQVDIINEAFTPTPDEIAYAKRVIAAFGDLGSGTVGLDGKMLDMPHLKQARHVLAIADMLAARG
- a CDS encoding GTP-binding protein, which codes for MTPLPLTVLTGFLGSGKTTILRHALRDPALAGTAVIVNEFGAVGLDHDLLESAEEDLVALSTGCLCCAVRGDLARTIGDLLARRAAGAIAFERLVIETSGLADPAPIVQALALDPALRGRVALARIVTAVDAVTGAQTLENHPEARKQAAFADTLVLTKTDLAPPQPAERAARRHNAAAPLVRAEHGRLDPARLLPPAVPSEALAAAIAATADAESEHTEGLAAVTLVRDEPVPAIALTLFLEALAEACGPDLLRVKGLVRIAEAPETPAVVHGVQHVFHALEWLDAWPGGDRRTRLVFIGRRLLPGWPRLLLAQIEREVAAAA
- a CDS encoding 2-hydroxychromene-2-carboxylate isomerase, producing MTVTSPWTFLGHEEFSEIVTQAGVSVAIKPVDFGAVFAVSGGLPLPQRPKQRQRYRLFELQRWRRKRGIPLNLHPKHFPADPNLGNRAVLAAAEAGLDAMAFADQLMRGVWCEDRNVADPDFVREAARSIAIDGDALLAEAQSDAIAARYAALTEEAKAAAVFGAPFYIVNGEPFWGQDRLDFVRDALIGGAETLHEAE
- the rfbB gene encoding dTDP-glucose 4,6-dehydratase gives rise to the protein MNVLVTGGAGFIGGTLVRRLLGRGCRVVNVDALTYAAAPEALAACGEAGGYGFVRADIADADAMAGIFARHRPDAVVHLAAESHVDRSIAGPAACIRTNVTGTSVLLEAARAHWAGLSGERQERFRFLHVSTDEVFGMLEPDEPPFIEASPYAPRSPYAASKAAADHLVRAWGETYGLPVLISNGCNTYGPWQHPEKLIPRMLALALAGEALPVFGDGRQVRTWLHVDDHADALALILERGEPGRSYLVGTRDECRNLDLVRRLCTLLDARRPEAAPHARLIAHVADRPGHDRRYAVDPTRIERELGWRPCRSFDQGLAATVDWTLAHRDRCLARAGAAPSFPSPNRRAVA